The following proteins are co-located in the Sulfurovum sp. TSL6 genome:
- a CDS encoding DUF1302 family protein has protein sequence MYSIRFSVFTAIVLLSLGGHANELDEALSGFDDTPFDSMDEKENTDEDALLDGFDDTSTAGIEMEVEDTTYSLPGVTGKLTQQAVYSLYTDKPHDNISSFKSSFQLDYEHKFENGFKFKTNAKAYYDAMYDIRGSDKFSQDELNELRSEVELFDAYIQGTITDNFDMKLGRQVVVWGRSDTIRVTDILNPLDNRRPGMVDIENLRLPVSMAKFDYFIGDWRVTPIAILEQRFTKRPPFGSVFYPAPLPAPDDKEYSDVSYALSVGGEFTGWDINFYAARIRDDEGYIVSSGQTSIIEHDKINMFGTALNVLHGSWLLKTEFAYFDGLKYSTTGEEEFTRRDLLLGFEYKGIADTMISYDLVHKDIGEYDQRVMKELNPLNKHSYQHAFRISSDFMHATLTANYLIFMNGEKFDEGGFQRAWIKYELGEGINTNIGAVDYIGGTLSFDAIKDNDMLFVDISYSF, from the coding sequence TTGTATAGCATACGTTTTTCAGTATTTACAGCCATAGTCCTATTGAGCCTTGGAGGTCACGCAAATGAGCTGGATGAAGCATTAAGTGGTTTTGATGATACTCCTTTTGACAGTATGGATGAAAAAGAAAATACAGATGAAGATGCATTACTAGATGGTTTTGATGATACTTCCACCGCAGGTATTGAGATGGAAGTAGAAGATACGACATATTCATTGCCAGGAGTTACCGGAAAATTAACGCAACAAGCAGTATATTCACTCTATACGGATAAACCTCATGACAATATCTCATCTTTCAAAAGTTCATTTCAGTTGGATTATGAACATAAGTTTGAAAATGGTTTTAAATTTAAAACGAATGCTAAAGCCTATTATGATGCTATGTATGACATTCGGGGAAGTGATAAGTTCTCACAAGACGAGTTAAATGAACTTAGAAGTGAAGTAGAGCTTTTTGATGCCTACATTCAAGGAACCATTACAGATAATTTTGACATGAAACTAGGGCGTCAGGTTGTTGTATGGGGGAGAAGTGATACTATACGGGTAACAGATATACTTAACCCCTTGGATAACCGTCGACCAGGTATGGTAGATATAGAAAACCTGCGTCTACCTGTAAGTATGGCGAAATTTGACTATTTCATAGGAGATTGGCGAGTAACACCCATTGCGATACTGGAACAACGTTTTACTAAGAGACCGCCTTTTGGCTCGGTTTTTTATCCTGCACCATTACCCGCTCCTGATGATAAAGAATACTCTGATGTAAGCTATGCACTTTCTGTAGGTGGTGAATTTACAGGCTGGGACATCAATTTTTATGCAGCACGCATACGTGATGATGAAGGATATATTGTCTCCTCTGGTCAAACAAGCATCATAGAACATGATAAAATCAATATGTTTGGTACGGCATTGAATGTACTTCATGGATCTTGGTTATTAAAAACAGAATTCGCATATTTTGATGGACTCAAATATTCAACAACAGGTGAGGAGGAATTCACTAGAAGAGACTTGCTTTTGGGGTTTGAATATAAAGGTATAGCCGATACAATGATCTCCTATGATTTGGTGCATAAAGATATCGGTGAGTATGATCAAAGAGTTATGAAAGAACTCAATCCATTAAATAAACATAGTTATCAACATGCATTTCGTATAAGCTCTGACTTTATGCATGCAACACTGACGGCAAATTATCTTATATTTATGAACGGTGAAAAATTTGATGAAGGTGGTTTTCAGAGGGCTTGGATAAAGTATGAACTAGGTGAGGGGATCAATACGAATATCGGAGCTGTAGATTATATAGGTGGGACTTTAAGTTTTGATGCTATTAAAGATAACGACATGTTGTTTGTAGATATCTCTTATAGTTTTTAA
- a CDS encoding RND family transporter produces MHNKLENLMGKMGAFIYDNPLKVIMFIVILLAFPLSHVPQIKMDTSTEGFMHDDDPVLLEYNDFRAQFGRDERVIVALKSDNIFTLQFFETLKTLHEEIESNVPFVDDITSLYNVRNTRGEGDKLITDDLLEPFPTTQEEVEAIKQRALTSHFYKDLFISRDGKMTTLIIETDAYSHEGEEKVSDIDAFDEGFEEDAGIGASETKERAFLTDRENAQLVSAVLAITQKYKKEGVEIYVAGSPSVNHALKSQMQADMQKFMRITFLIILVFLFVMFRRASAVFYPLIVIILSLLATVGTMAWSGVAFKLPTQIVPSLLLAVSIGATVHILSIFFDKFNTSGNKKASIIYTLKHSGLAIAMTSVTTAIGVGSFSGSQVAPISDLGRFASLGVMISLFLTLTLLPALLSITKMKQKVKTEAGKLDRFMKKLAVIPVNHYKSIIVVSTVLVFVALAAAIKIELSHNPLKWFQPDSYDRISTETIDEKLNGSVTIELIIDTQKENGWNDPIRLEKLNKLSKEMEQYVDNYTHIGKVVSLATIVKETNRALHENKETYYTIPDNADLVSQELLLFENSGSDDLEDVVDSQISKARISIKLPWTDAVRATQVLGYVKEIATKTFPDDVIVTTGMIPLLINTFSHAVSSSVTSYFIAFVGITFMMMLILGSVRIGLISMIPNLTPIIMGLLLMYFAHIPLDMFTLLIGSIAIGLAVDDTIHFLHNFRRYYLESGDSAKAIEQTFFTTGKAMVITTIVLSLGFYAYMMANMISVQNFGLLTGSVIVLALLADLLLAPALMIVIAKRGWIK; encoded by the coding sequence ATGCATAACAAGCTAGAAAATCTCATGGGAAAGATGGGAGCATTTATATATGACAATCCCCTAAAAGTTATCATGTTTATTGTCATACTTTTAGCTTTCCCTCTCTCTCATGTTCCACAGATAAAGATGGACACTTCTACAGAAGGGTTTATGCATGATGACGATCCTGTACTTTTGGAATATAATGATTTCAGAGCTCAGTTTGGACGTGATGAGCGAGTGATTGTGGCCCTTAAAAGTGATAATATCTTTACGCTACAGTTTTTTGAAACACTTAAAACACTGCATGAAGAGATTGAATCAAATGTACCTTTTGTAGATGATATCACTTCATTGTATAACGTAAGAAATACCAGAGGAGAGGGAGATAAACTTATCACTGATGATCTATTAGAACCTTTTCCTACTACACAAGAAGAAGTAGAGGCTATTAAACAGCGTGCACTCACATCACACTTTTATAAAGATCTTTTTATCAGTAGAGATGGAAAGATGACTACGTTGATCATAGAGACTGATGCTTACTCTCATGAAGGTGAAGAAAAGGTGTCAGATATTGATGCATTTGATGAAGGTTTTGAAGAAGATGCAGGAATAGGAGCAAGTGAAACCAAAGAAAGAGCATTTTTAACCGATAGAGAAAATGCACAGTTGGTCTCAGCAGTATTAGCCATAACCCAAAAGTATAAAAAAGAGGGAGTGGAGATATACGTAGCAGGTTCCCCCTCTGTGAACCATGCTCTCAAATCGCAAATGCAGGCAGATATGCAAAAGTTCATGCGTATTACTTTTCTTATCATACTTGTTTTTTTATTTGTCATGTTTCGACGTGCCTCAGCAGTATTTTATCCACTGATCGTGATCATTCTTTCTTTGCTCGCAACGGTAGGTACCATGGCATGGAGCGGGGTAGCCTTTAAGCTTCCTACACAAATTGTTCCGTCACTTCTTTTAGCTGTCAGTATTGGTGCAACAGTACACATACTCTCTATCTTTTTTGATAAGTTCAATACATCTGGTAATAAAAAAGCATCCATTATATACACACTGAAACACTCGGGACTGGCTATTGCCATGACATCTGTGACCACTGCGATCGGTGTGGGATCATTTTCTGGCTCTCAAGTAGCGCCTATATCAGATTTGGGTAGGTTTGCTTCACTTGGAGTGATGATCTCATTATTTTTAACACTTACTTTACTTCCTGCACTTTTAAGTATTACTAAAATGAAACAAAAGGTGAAAACTGAAGCGGGTAAACTAGATAGATTTATGAAAAAACTTGCTGTGATTCCTGTTAATCATTATAAAAGTATTATTGTAGTTAGTACCGTATTGGTATTCGTGGCATTGGCTGCGGCTATAAAGATAGAGCTTTCACATAATCCACTTAAATGGTTCCAACCGGACAGTTATGACCGCATCTCTACAGAAACGATAGACGAAAAACTCAACGGCTCAGTGACCATAGAGCTGATCATAGATACACAAAAAGAGAATGGCTGGAATGACCCGATAAGACTTGAAAAACTCAATAAGCTTTCTAAAGAGATGGAACAGTATGTGGATAACTATACACATATAGGAAAAGTGGTCTCTCTGGCAACGATTGTTAAAGAGACCAACAGAGCATTGCATGAAAATAAAGAAACCTATTATACAATTCCAGACAATGCTGACCTTGTTTCTCAAGAGTTGTTACTGTTTGAAAACTCAGGTTCAGATGATTTGGAAGATGTGGTAGACAGCCAGATTTCTAAAGCACGTATCAGTATTAAACTTCCATGGACAGATGCTGTACGTGCTACGCAAGTGTTGGGATATGTCAAAGAAATAGCAACAAAAACATTTCCTGATGATGTCATTGTGACCACAGGGATGATCCCTCTACTGATCAATACTTTCTCTCATGCCGTAAGTTCATCAGTGACAAGTTATTTCATCGCCTTTGTTGGTATTACTTTTATGATGATGCTTATTTTGGGTTCCGTGCGCATAGGGCTTATCAGTATGATACCGAACTTAACACCTATCATTATGGGATTATTATTGATGTATTTTGCCCATATTCCACTCGATATGTTCACACTGCTTATCGGTTCTATTGCTATAGGACTTGCGGTGGATGACACTATACACTTCCTACACAATTTTAGAAGATACTACCTGGAGAGCGGGGACAGTGCCAAAGCCATAGAGCAAACCTTCTTTACAACAGGTAAAGCGATGGTGATCACCACGATAGTTTTATCATTAGGTTTTTACGCATACATGATGGCAAATATGATCTCTGTACAAAACTTTGGACTGCTTACAGGCTCTGTGATCGTATTGGCACTTTTAGCTGACCTGTTACTTGCTCCTGCACTCATGATCGTGATCGCAAAACGCGGATGGATCAAATAA
- a CDS encoding efflux RND transporter permease subunit: MYKFAINRPITTLMGVLSFIVFGLMSYNTMPVNLFPNVDFPVVTIQTTYDGADASTVETKVTDKLEEAVSGIDGIDKLMSTSYEGFSTVTIQFELFKNIDEATNDVRDKIGSVLLPNEVEKPIVKKLGASGVVINLFVATKTGDVTALMRMADEKLKPKLQRIKGVGEVNIIGYQDREVRIFVDPFKLNKYDLTALDVQNIVAAQNINQGAGKLISDQKETVIKVKADAISVDDLRELIIKPGIKLKDVARVVDGLSDSSSYSSYNGNQGVMLEVKKISGENVLDIIKGVKEVMPRLETIAGDNYTLQLLQDQSDKIMVNIDNVTFDLIYGSILAIIIVFFFLRNVTATLVSALAIPTSIIGTFAIIDWMGYDLNKLTLIGLTLAIGIFIDDAIVVIENITKKMEAGMEPFQASLEGIKEVSFSILAISSVLLAVFVPVAFMDGIVGMFFNSFAMTVAAGVVLSYLVAVMFIPTVGARVLSSKESKFFHLTEPIFVGLDRAYVALLKPLIRFKWITILVTIGVLVASTKLSTGMDFVPMQDNSEFQVFTKAPVGTSLEEMKKKMMPMLEKMQSDENIEYSVLSIGYNSAKEIHKAKIYAKLKPVAQRSVSQEDVVQQYTNAFKTIKDMVVTVEEVAPFDTGSSNAPVQIVVTGDDLDVLNETTQKLMDLLKQTKGVVGIDRDYESGKPEIKINILRENAQRSGVSADEIAGILSSAYSSDRAISYYEENGREFDITLRFEDKYRSSIDDIKKLQIKNSDGEFVSLEGLITFEEHTGTSSINRYDRERKVMVTSGMFETSLDVIMKVVDEKIGDILPAGYNYRYTGDIENMADTNAAFGAAVLLAIILIYLILAALYESIIQPFIIMVAMPLSFTGVIVALYLTGNNFSLFVMIGIILLLGMVGKNAILVVDFANQAIKEGKEVNQAILEAGEKRLRPILMTTFAMIGAMLPLAFGGGAGHESNAPMALAIIGGLMSSTILTLLVVPAIYRIMYPMDAWLRKWYEKGKV; the protein is encoded by the coding sequence ATGTATAAATTTGCTATAAACAGACCCATCACAACACTGATGGGCGTATTGTCCTTTATTGTATTTGGATTGATGTCGTATAACACGATGCCAGTGAATCTTTTTCCCAATGTTGATTTTCCTGTGGTCACCATTCAAACCACCTATGATGGAGCTGATGCCAGTACAGTCGAGACCAAAGTAACCGATAAACTGGAAGAAGCTGTCAGCGGGATCGATGGGATCGATAAACTGATGTCAACCTCCTATGAAGGTTTTAGTACGGTTACCATACAGTTTGAACTTTTTAAGAATATCGATGAAGCAACCAATGATGTACGTGACAAGATAGGTTCTGTACTGCTGCCCAATGAAGTTGAGAAACCTATCGTGAAAAAATTGGGTGCAAGTGGTGTGGTGATTAACCTTTTTGTTGCGACGAAAACAGGTGATGTCACTGCACTCATGCGAATGGCAGATGAAAAGCTCAAACCCAAACTGCAGCGGATCAAAGGGGTAGGTGAAGTCAATATCATTGGGTATCAAGATAGAGAAGTACGGATCTTTGTTGACCCGTTTAAACTCAATAAATATGATCTCACAGCACTTGATGTTCAAAATATTGTTGCTGCTCAGAATATTAACCAGGGAGCAGGTAAGCTTATCAGTGATCAAAAAGAGACAGTGATCAAAGTGAAAGCGGATGCTATCAGTGTAGATGATCTTCGAGAATTGATCATTAAACCGGGAATTAAACTGAAAGATGTGGCACGTGTTGTAGATGGATTGAGTGACAGTAGCAGTTACTCTTCGTACAATGGGAATCAAGGTGTGATGCTTGAAGTGAAAAAGATCTCTGGTGAAAATGTACTGGATATCATTAAAGGGGTAAAAGAGGTGATGCCTCGTCTTGAAACCATTGCCGGGGATAATTACACATTGCAATTGCTTCAAGATCAGAGCGATAAGATCATGGTGAATATTGATAATGTAACCTTCGATCTTATTTACGGATCGATCCTGGCGATCATCATCGTATTTTTCTTCCTTAGAAATGTTACTGCAACCCTTGTTTCAGCGCTTGCCATTCCAACATCCATCATTGGTACGTTTGCTATTATTGACTGGATGGGGTACGACTTAAATAAACTCACACTGATAGGACTTACACTTGCCATTGGTATCTTTATTGATGACGCGATCGTTGTGATTGAAAATATCACTAAAAAGATGGAAGCAGGAATGGAGCCGTTTCAAGCTTCTCTTGAAGGGATCAAAGAGGTGTCATTTTCTATTTTAGCGATCTCTTCAGTGTTGCTTGCCGTGTTTGTACCTGTTGCCTTTATGGATGGTATTGTGGGTATGTTCTTTAATTCTTTTGCCATGACGGTAGCTGCAGGTGTTGTACTTTCCTATTTGGTAGCGGTCATGTTCATACCGACGGTTGGGGCACGTGTTTTAAGTTCCAAGGAAAGTAAATTTTTCCATTTGACAGAGCCAATTTTTGTTGGACTTGACAGAGCGTATGTAGCTCTGCTTAAACCATTGATCCGTTTTAAGTGGATCACTATTTTGGTAACGATAGGCGTATTGGTTGCCTCAACCAAACTCTCTACAGGTATGGACTTCGTACCGATGCAGGACAACAGTGAGTTTCAGGTATTTACCAAAGCTCCGGTTGGAACAAGTCTGGAAGAAATGAAGAAAAAAATGATGCCTATGCTTGAGAAGATGCAGAGTGATGAGAATATAGAATATTCAGTATTGTCCATTGGTTATAACAGTGCCAAGGAGATCCATAAAGCCAAGATCTATGCGAAACTCAAGCCCGTAGCACAGAGGTCCGTTTCACAAGAAGATGTCGTGCAGCAATATACCAATGCATTTAAAACGATCAAAGATATGGTCGTTACGGTTGAAGAAGTTGCGCCCTTTGATACGGGAAGCAGTAATGCACCCGTACAGATCGTTGTCACAGGGGATGATCTTGATGTACTGAACGAAACAACCCAAAAGCTCATGGATCTGCTTAAACAGACCAAAGGGGTGGTAGGTATAGATAGAGATTATGAGAGTGGAAAACCTGAGATAAAAATAAATATCTTAAGAGAAAATGCACAGCGTTCCGGTGTGAGTGCCGACGAGATAGCAGGTATCCTGTCGAGTGCATATTCCAGTGATAGAGCCATCTCATATTACGAAGAGAATGGACGAGAGTTTGACATTACCTTGCGTTTTGAAGATAAATATCGCAGTTCTATTGATGATATTAAAAAACTGCAGATCAAAAACAGTGATGGTGAATTTGTCTCGCTTGAAGGTTTGATCACTTTTGAAGAACATACGGGTACATCATCTATTAACCGTTATGATCGCGAGCGAAAAGTAATGGTGACATCAGGAATGTTTGAGACCAGTTTGGATGTGATCATGAAAGTTGTGGATGAGAAAATAGGAGACATACTACCTGCGGGGTATAACTACCGCTATACGGGTGATATTGAGAATATGGCTGATACCAATGCAGCGTTCGGTGCTGCAGTACTTTTGGCGATCATTTTGATCTATTTGATCCTTGCTGCATTGTATGAGTCGATCATTCAACCGTTCATTATCATGGTGGCGATGCCACTTTCATTTACAGGGGTTATCGTGGCACTCTATTTGACGGGAAACAATTTCAGTCTCTTTGTAATGATTGGGATCATCCTCTTATTGGGTATGGTCGGGAAGAATGCTATTTTGGTCGTTGACTTTGCTAATCAGGCGATCAAAGAAGGTAAAGAGGTGAATCAAGCCATTTTGGAAGCGGGTGAAAAAAGACTTCGTCCTATTTTGATGACCACTTTTGCCATGATAGGTGCGATGCTTCCTTTGGCATTTGGAGGCGGCGCAGGGCATGAGAGTAATGCACCTATGGCACTGGCGATCATTGGAGGATTAATGAGTTCTACTATTTTGACGCTTTTAGTGGTTCCTGCTATTTACCGTATCATGTACCCGATGGATGCATGGCTTAGAAAATGGTATGAAAAAGGAAAAGTTTAA
- a CDS encoding outer membrane lipoprotein-sorting protein: MTGKKILLALTLGATLLTTNLFADDPKARAIMEKVDARDDGQTLEQDMLMVLIDKNGNTRDRDIKSYGKDFGEDEYRIMFFKSPADVKNTAFLTYDYDDSSRDDDQWLYLPALKKVKRIPTSDKSSSFMGSDFSYFDMTDRDLEDYDFKLLKETKVRGNKAWMIQAIPRTSEVVKESGYTKSIALVRQDNYVVVRSIGFMKNNRKKYLDVKKLHKQGGVWLIDEMTMTTKKGKSTLHKTLLKFSNIKLNRAIDDNMFTTRRLEKGL, from the coding sequence ATGACTGGAAAAAAAATATTATTAGCACTTACATTAGGGGCTACACTACTAACAACCAATCTTTTTGCAGATGATCCAAAAGCAAGAGCCATTATGGAAAAAGTAGATGCCAGAGATGATGGTCAAACATTGGAACAAGATATGCTTATGGTACTTATAGATAAAAATGGTAATACAAGAGATCGAGATATCAAATCCTATGGAAAAGATTTTGGAGAAGATGAATACCGTATCATGTTTTTTAAGAGTCCCGCAGATGTAAAGAACACAGCTTTTTTGACGTATGATTATGATGATTCGAGTAGAGATGACGACCAGTGGCTTTACCTTCCAGCGCTTAAAAAAGTGAAACGTATTCCGACTTCAGACAAAAGTTCGAGCTTTATGGGATCAGACTTTTCCTATTTTGATATGACTGATAGAGATTTGGAAGATTATGATTTTAAATTACTCAAAGAGACAAAGGTAAGAGGAAACAAGGCATGGATGATACAAGCCATACCTCGTACATCTGAAGTAGTGAAAGAGTCAGGATATACAAAAAGTATAGCACTTGTAAGACAGGATAATTATGTAGTGGTTCGTTCTATCGGGTTTATGAAAAATAACAGGAAAAAATATCTGGATGTTAAGAAACTTCATAAACAAGGTGGAGTTTGGCTTATTGATGAGATGACGATGACAACAAAAAAAGGTAAAAGTACTCTACACAAAACCCTCTTGAAGTTTTCTAACATAAAACTCAATAGGGCCATTGATGACAATATGTTTACCACGCGTAGACTAGAGAAGGGGCTGTAG
- a CDS encoding TetR/AcrR family transcriptional regulator, whose protein sequence is MPIVVNKEEKRRSIALASKSLLLEHGIKNITISKIAECAGVGKGTIYEYFSNKEDIVFEIISVFISEHEKRLYELIDEDISTKEKIKRSLSLLYSDPYYEKQLSIYREFLAISLTSNVDEMIEFSRACREKFLTILAQIIDDAVIKGEIKTEAKDLVGMLHTYSIGMVVESKVDCIDAKMHIDQFVEAFFTLIQKKDIR, encoded by the coding sequence ATGCCAATTGTTGTAAATAAAGAAGAAAAACGCCGTTCTATAGCGCTTGCTTCCAAAAGCTTGTTACTTGAACATGGTATAAAAAATATTACAATTTCCAAAATAGCAGAATGCGCAGGCGTAGGTAAAGGTACGATCTATGAGTACTTCAGCAATAAAGAAGATATCGTTTTTGAGATCATTTCAGTGTTTATTTCGGAACATGAAAAGCGGCTTTATGAACTTATCGATGAAGATATAAGTACCAAAGAAAAGATCAAAAGATCTTTGTCTCTACTCTACAGTGATCCGTATTATGAAAAACAGTTATCTATCTATAGAGAATTTTTAGCTATTTCACTGACATCAAATGTAGATGAGATGATAGAGTTCAGTAGGGCATGTCGTGAAAAGTTCCTGACCATATTGGCTCAGATCATAGATGATGCTGTTATCAAGGGAGAGATCAAAACAGAGGCCAAAGATCTGGTCGGGATGTTGCATACGTATTCTATAGGTATGGTGGTAGAATCAAAAGTTGATTGCATTGATGCCAAAATGCATATCGATCAATTTGTTGAAGCCTTTTTTACGCTTATTCAAAAGAAGGATATTAGATGA
- a CDS encoding efflux RND transporter periplasmic adaptor subunit, whose amino-acid sequence MKKMVVLLLAVLHLNAEEIYATFDVKAEKSASLAFSSSGIVGQMHVDIGSEVKRDELLAELLNDDIEAMVEVSKVALKYAKSDYERQKKVQQHINVSLFESYAYKYDNAKVQLKYQEALLAKTYLRAPFDGIITAKRIEIGDVVSGQMITEVYDIQSLKARKLILKFDQKYHGKVKVGDSFKYKIDGDDRVYDGTIYKIYPTIDAKSRKMLAEVRAESFPVGLFGDGYITVK is encoded by the coding sequence ATGAAGAAGATGGTAGTTTTATTATTGGCGGTGCTGCATTTGAATGCAGAGGAGATCTATGCAACATTTGATGTAAAAGCGGAGAAGAGTGCCTCTTTGGCATTCAGCAGCAGCGGTATTGTGGGACAGATGCATGTGGATATCGGTTCTGAAGTAAAAAGAGATGAACTTTTAGCTGAGTTACTCAATGATGACATTGAAGCGATGGTTGAGGTATCAAAAGTAGCATTGAAATATGCAAAGAGTGATTATGAGAGACAAAAAAAGGTTCAGCAGCATATTAATGTTTCCCTGTTTGAAAGTTATGCCTACAAATATGATAATGCAAAAGTGCAACTCAAGTATCAGGAGGCACTTTTAGCTAAAACCTATTTACGTGCCCCTTTTGATGGTATCATTACTGCAAAGCGTATAGAGATCGGTGATGTGGTCAGTGGCCAAATGATCACGGAAGTATATGATATACAAAGTCTGAAAGCAAGAAAACTGATACTCAAGTTTGATCAAAAATATCATGGCAAAGTGAAGGTTGGTGATAGTTTTAAATACAAGATAGATGGGGATGACAGAGTGTATGATGGAACCATTTATAAGATTTATCCGACCATAGATGCAAAATCACGAAAGATGTTGGCTGAGGTCAGAGCTGAGAGTTTCCCTGTAGGACTCTTTGGTGACGGATACATAACAGTAAAGTAG
- a CDS encoding phosphatase PAP2 family protein — translation MKTKILTFLLKNKALIMMNILGFYLFAKMAEDVIEKEYILVIDRWIETYINAVQTPLLTKFMVALTNFNGAMGIFVFSIFMIFFLIYKKWYNDLLFYIFSVFGANISFVVIKMIVQRARPSSELLTIATHSFPSGHATMATAMSLAVYLIFAKRVHSISLQLLLWMGCIVWPVIIAFSRVYLNVHWLSDVIAGIGLGLFWVTLVVLIHRLKNS, via the coding sequence ATGAAAACTAAAATACTCACATTTCTTTTAAAAAACAAAGCACTCATCATGATGAATATTCTAGGCTTTTATCTGTTTGCAAAAATGGCCGAAGATGTGATAGAAAAAGAATATATTCTGGTGATAGATCGATGGATAGAGACTTATATTAATGCTGTTCAGACCCCATTATTAACTAAGTTTATGGTGGCACTGACCAACTTCAACGGTGCCATGGGCATTTTTGTTTTTTCAATCTTCATGATATTCTTTTTGATCTATAAAAAATGGTATAACGATCTTTTATTCTATATCTTTTCTGTCTTTGGTGCAAATATATCTTTTGTTGTTATCAAAATGATCGTGCAGCGTGCCAGACCGAGTTCAGAGTTACTTACGATAGCAACCCATTCTTTTCCCTCAGGGCATGCAACAATGGCAACGGCAATGTCACTGGCTGTCTATTTGATCTTTGCTAAAAGAGTGCATTCCATAAGTTTGCAGTTATTGTTATGGATGGGTTGTATAGTGTGGCCGGTCATCATTGCTTTTTCCAGAGTGTATTTAAATGTACATTGGTTGAGTGACGTGATCGCGGGAATAGGGCTGGGGCTCTTTTGGGTCACTTTGGTCGTACTGATACATAGGTTGAAGAACAGTTAG
- a CDS encoding TolC family protein, whose translation MRIVLGLFLPLFVFAQSYGLKTLVENANKENGLITAKEIRIKAKQEEVDAAKSAYWPTVDVGANHSYVSPNNLVNPGQTSTAFATVNLELYDGGRKSAILSAKRYEHEAAQFEKRAFEKSITLEIVRYYYGLQKLKATLEALNERSIELKEQIKRIRKFKSAGLSTQEEVDKLQAEYDSNNYTMANTKLELLTSERNLELLSGLPVIQLKKNYFKEPDNVRFEIFENIKMLQANANAVGENSKAIHAGYRPQVNISDIYNKSHFDDTVSMGDFSGDGLLLDHQNKLMISVNMRLFDNDRMSKESEAVKYQKMALLSEIDYAKNEQKMNYNLSQKSLETIRTRLKSAKSALRAAKSTYDVLKKKFEVGLIDNIAFLDALTQKTLAQSRYKETLYDYEIGKSIYYYYAGKDPKEFIR comes from the coding sequence ATGAGAATAGTGTTAGGATTGTTTTTACCTTTGTTTGTCTTTGCACAAAGTTATGGTTTAAAAACATTGGTAGAGAATGCCAATAAAGAGAATGGGTTGATCACAGCGAAAGAGATACGGATCAAAGCCAAACAAGAAGAAGTGGATGCGGCTAAAAGTGCTTACTGGCCGACAGTGGATGTTGGAGCAAATCACAGTTATGTCTCTCCAAATAATCTTGTGAATCCAGGACAAACGTCGACAGCTTTTGCAACGGTGAACCTGGAGCTCTATGACGGGGGTAGGAAAAGTGCCATACTGAGTGCCAAACGCTATGAACATGAGGCAGCTCAGTTTGAAAAACGTGCTTTTGAAAAGAGTATTACATTAGAGATAGTGCGCTATTATTATGGATTACAGAAACTCAAAGCGACATTGGAAGCATTAAATGAGCGTTCTATTGAACTGAAAGAACAGATAAAACGTATAAGAAAGTTTAAAAGTGCAGGTCTTTCTACGCAAGAAGAGGTAGATAAACTTCAAGCAGAGTATGACAGTAATAATTACACGATGGCTAACACAAAGCTGGAACTTTTAACAAGTGAAAGAAACCTGGAACTTCTTAGCGGTTTGCCTGTGATACAGTTAAAAAAGAATTATTTCAAAGAACCGGATAATGTGCGATTTGAAATCTTTGAAAACATCAAAATGCTTCAAGCCAATGCCAATGCGGTAGGTGAAAACTCTAAGGCGATCCATGCAGGCTATAGACCTCAGGTAAATATATCTGATATCTATAACAAATCACATTTTGATGATACCGTTTCTATGGGAGACTTTTCTGGAGATGGGTTATTGCTAGACCATCAGAACAAATTAATGATTTCAGTCAATATGAGGCTTTTTGATAATGACAGAATGTCTAAAGAAAGTGAAGCAGTGAAATATCAGAAAATGGCACTGCTTTCTGAAATCGATTATGCAAAAAATGAACAAAAGATGAATTATAACCTGTCACAAAAAAGTTTGGAGACCATACGTACCAGACTGAAAAGTGCCAAAAGTGCTTTGCGCGCTGCAAAAAGTACGTATGATGTGCTCAAAAAGAAATTTGAAGTCGGTTTGATCGACAATATTGCTTTTCTTGATGCACTGACGCAAAAAACACTGGCTCAGTCACGCTACAAAGAGACACTTTATGATTATGAGATCGGCAAATCGATCTATTATTACTATGCAGGGAAAGACCCAAAGGAGTTTATTAGATGA